One region of Polynucleobacter sp. SHI8 genomic DNA includes:
- a CDS encoding DUF748 domain-containing protein yields MRIFKYLAFTFIGLSTLFAGGVWYAQSHASEWAKKYAHEFGQSIGYVIDFNELKVGIRKPSIALSELKITEIANQHQLIQVKDLQIAASWGGLLQKKITIDSIQIDQAHILAEKYPENWNWLKFIAAVQTKFPPDPNKKPSPQKEFLIKDLQFKDGSIKIDEPSIKFKTELKPLHFDLKNTTNLTSKGGVGGLETKYGLDLGQVSISIPKKNQQLILGHVLLGGDLLLDTNQDMLLVAQAKIDEGVIDTTTHIFKTKNKIESDIKLKDLSLVPYIDLLTPKVSRAEKTGIASGQFTLVQQDKKIILDGDVEIDRLNISPLISLAPTVNTINAKSGDAKGTFKIHYDSENTKVEGDIKLNQLAIYEPDKTSELLGWKSANVDKFYFEENPRSSKLRVEDVKIDGLKGRFVIYGDKSSNFRRMFQPSKDESKRLEEERKNAPLNPAIPSNTNSSPSTTGESVQRSSLANQIQLVTSSVGKNTNTIKKDDEEDLDGTNVSKNSSNKKPMNFNMKSIQIQNGRIEFSDFSIKPNFKTTIENFHGTLIGISTYPKRYATGAFEGIIPPTGDMKLKAKIAFEDSRRNNDMNISFRRIPLTSINPYYTTFAGYEVKGGTLSYDSRFLTQDGMLNGDNRFIINQMQLGDKVPDYKGKNIPLDLIVALLEDENGVIDLNLKVAGNVDKPDFKVGDLIWDALWTILGNVVTAPFKMIGRLMGVEGHTGIYFEPGKSTLRPSETLKLESLVAGMQKKPKINLNINGVYDPEVDKLNLNTEKVDREIFKNAGFQLPANEPLPQLPLEDERVQRAIRRIYTTSIGAIPSDINLKDGPSGREGWQHLHEQLVAKGKVSEEDLQKLSDARALAIKNEITKVNQSMDSRAKIVQSKQESAEKDGIPVGIEIVSN; encoded by the coding sequence TTGAGAATTTTTAAATATTTAGCCTTTACTTTCATTGGCTTATCTACTTTATTCGCTGGGGGAGTTTGGTACGCCCAATCTCACGCCTCTGAGTGGGCAAAAAAATACGCTCATGAATTTGGTCAATCGATAGGCTATGTAATTGATTTTAATGAGTTAAAAGTAGGTATCCGGAAGCCAAGCATAGCACTTTCTGAGCTGAAAATCACTGAAATTGCCAATCAGCACCAACTGATTCAGGTAAAAGATCTTCAGATAGCAGCCTCTTGGGGGGGGCTGTTGCAGAAGAAAATTACCATTGATTCAATACAAATTGATCAGGCGCATATCCTGGCTGAAAAATACCCTGAGAATTGGAATTGGTTGAAATTTATTGCTGCTGTGCAGACGAAATTTCCACCCGATCCAAATAAAAAACCTAGTCCTCAAAAGGAGTTCTTGATCAAAGATCTCCAATTTAAGGATGGCAGTATCAAAATTGATGAGCCATCAATCAAATTTAAAACTGAATTGAAGCCACTTCATTTTGATTTAAAAAACACCACAAACTTAACTTCTAAGGGTGGAGTTGGCGGTTTAGAAACCAAATACGGGTTAGATTTAGGCCAAGTAAGTATTTCCATCCCGAAAAAGAATCAACAACTGATCCTAGGGCATGTTCTTCTCGGCGGAGATCTGCTCCTCGATACCAATCAAGATATGTTGTTGGTTGCGCAGGCGAAGATTGATGAAGGAGTCATCGATACAACGACGCATATCTTCAAAACCAAAAATAAAATTGAAAGCGATATCAAATTAAAGGACTTGAGTTTAGTTCCTTATATTGACTTATTGACTCCCAAAGTGAGCCGCGCAGAAAAAACTGGAATTGCATCAGGACAATTTACATTAGTGCAACAAGATAAAAAGATCATTCTTGATGGTGATGTTGAAATTGATCGTTTAAATATCAGCCCATTGATTAGTTTAGCGCCGACTGTGAATACGATTAATGCCAAATCGGGTGATGCGAAGGGTACCTTTAAGATTCACTATGATTCAGAAAACACCAAAGTAGAGGGTGATATTAAGCTGAATCAATTAGCTATTTATGAACCCGATAAAACCAGTGAGTTATTGGGGTGGAAATCAGCGAATGTGGATAAATTTTATTTTGAAGAAAATCCAAGATCAAGTAAATTGCGCGTTGAAGATGTGAAGATTGATGGTCTAAAAGGTAGATTTGTTATTTATGGCGATAAGAGTTCTAATTTTCGAAGAATGTTTCAGCCATCAAAAGATGAGTCGAAGCGCTTAGAAGAAGAAAGAAAAAATGCACCACTGAATCCCGCGATTCCTAGCAATACTAATTCGTCTCCATCGACCACCGGAGAATCTGTACAAAGGTCATCATTGGCAAATCAAATCCAATTAGTGACGAGTTCAGTTGGAAAAAATACCAATACGATCAAGAAGGACGATGAAGAAGATCTTGATGGGACGAATGTATCTAAAAATTCTTCTAATAAGAAGCCCATGAATTTCAATATGAAATCGATTCAAATTCAAAATGGAAGAATTGAGTTTTCTGACTTTTCAATTAAACCTAATTTCAAAACGACTATTGAAAATTTTCATGGGACTTTGATTGGTATCAGTACGTATCCCAAGCGCTATGCAACAGGAGCGTTTGAGGGTATTATTCCGCCGACTGGAGATATGAAGTTAAAAGCAAAAATTGCTTTTGAAGATTCACGCAGAAATAATGACATGAATATTTCTTTTCGTCGCATACCTTTAACGTCGATTAATCCGTACTACACAACATTTGCCGGATATGAAGTCAAGGGCGGAACTTTATCATATGATTCAAGGTTTTTGACACAAGATGGCATGCTGAATGGCGACAATCGTTTCATCATCAATCAAATGCAATTGGGCGATAAAGTTCCAGACTACAAAGGAAAAAACATTCCATTAGATCTCATCGTTGCTTTGCTTGAAGATGAAAATGGCGTGATTGATTTAAATTTGAAGGTGGCAGGCAATGTGGATAAACCGGATTTTAAAGTTGGAGATTTAATTTGGGATGCGTTATGGACAATACTAGGTAACGTTGTAACTGCTCCCTTTAAGATGATTGGTCGATTGATGGGTGTCGAAGGTCATACAGGCATTTATTTTGAGCCAGGTAAATCTACTCTTCGCCCCTCAGAGACCTTGAAGTTAGAAAGCTTAGTTGCGGGTATGCAAAAAAAACCAAAAATTAATCTGAATATTAACGGTGTTTATGATCCTGAAGTTGATAAACTTAATCTAAATACAGAAAAAGTGGACCGTGAAATATTTAAAAATGCAGGATTTCAATTACCTGCAAATGAGCCCTTGCCTCAACTGCCATTGGAAGATGAGCGAGTTCAACGAGCAATTCGCCGAATTTACACTACCAGTATTGGTGCAATCCCATCGGATATCAATTTGAAGGATGGACCATCAGGTAGAGAAGGGTGGCAGCATTTGCATGAGCAATTAGTCGCTAAAGGTAAGGTATCAGAAGAGGATTTACAAAAACTTTCCGACGCTAGAGCGTTGGCGATTAAAAATGAGATTACGAAGGTCAATCAATCCATGGACAGTCGAGCCAAGATTGTTCAGTCGAAGCAAGAGTCAGCCGAAAAAGATGGGATTCCTGTTGGTATAGAAATCGTTTCTAATTAA
- a CDS encoding thioesterase family protein, with amino-acid sequence MAYTDFIFFHPLRVRWAEVDMQGVVFNGHYLTYFDVALTEYWRAVKLPSPLIQAKEGIELFVKKATLEYHASAKFDDDLQIGVRASRVGKTSLTILLEIYRNEILLVSGEMIYVYVHQGEGKSTPLPNDWIEMLDQYETGAKLLKN; translated from the coding sequence ATGGCATATACCGACTTTATTTTTTTTCATCCACTTCGTGTCCGCTGGGCTGAAGTAGATATGCAAGGCGTTGTCTTTAACGGGCACTACCTGACTTATTTTGATGTGGCGCTCACCGAGTATTGGCGTGCGGTAAAACTACCATCGCCCCTTATACAAGCCAAAGAAGGTATTGAATTATTTGTTAAAAAGGCAACCCTTGAATATCATGCGTCAGCTAAGTTCGATGATGATCTTCAGATTGGAGTCAGAGCAAGTAGAGTCGGTAAAACTTCGTTAACGATCCTACTGGAAATCTATCGCAACGAGATACTTCTGGTAAGCGGTGAAATGATTTATGTCTACGTCCATCAGGGTGAGGGGAAAAGTACCCCTCTGCCGAATGATTGGATAGAGATGCTTGATCAGTATGAAACCGGAGCTAAGCTTCTGAAAAATTAA
- a CDS encoding peptidylprolyl isomerase, whose product MKLNHLVFLSLYVLVFPYSLAQAQTSASGAIVTVNGTKIMQKEVDGIVKNAVARGAKDGPELRQAIVNDLILKEAILQDVKKSGVDKKGDNPEKIKLAQQQFLQELWFEDYLKAHPINESDIKADYDRQANLTKEGRNSNEYKVSQIVVATEAEASSLITQINGGDSFEKLAKEKSLEKVSGAQGGAIPNWVLPDMVVAPLGDALVNLTKGKVDPKPVKTNIGWHVVRVDEVRKFKMPSFDEAKGNIYQGLLARKKQEAIDALIKKTTIAKAN is encoded by the coding sequence ATGAAATTGAATCATTTGGTGTTTTTATCCCTGTATGTTTTGGTATTTCCTTATTCACTTGCGCAGGCTCAAACAAGTGCATCTGGTGCAATTGTGACTGTCAATGGCACAAAGATTATGCAAAAAGAAGTGGATGGCATTGTTAAAAATGCCGTTGCTAGAGGTGCTAAAGATGGTCCAGAGTTAAGGCAGGCTATTGTGAACGACCTCATTCTAAAAGAGGCTATTTTGCAAGATGTTAAAAAATCTGGTGTTGATAAGAAGGGTGATAATCCAGAAAAAATTAAATTAGCCCAACAACAATTTTTACAAGAATTATGGTTTGAGGACTATCTCAAAGCTCATCCTATTAATGAATCTGATATTAAGGCTGATTATGATCGTCAAGCCAATTTGACTAAAGAGGGACGTAATTCAAACGAATATAAGGTTTCACAAATTGTTGTTGCGACTGAAGCTGAAGCAAGCAGCTTGATTACGCAAATCAATGGCGGGGATTCCTTTGAAAAGCTTGCTAAAGAAAAATCTCTAGAAAAAGTCAGCGGTGCGCAAGGCGGAGCCATTCCTAATTGGGTATTACCAGATATGGTTGTAGCACCACTTGGAGATGCTTTAGTTAATTTAACTAAAGGTAAGGTTGATCCAAAGCCAGTTAAAACTAATATTGGTTGGCATGTTGTAAGGGTTGACGAAGTGCGTAAGTTTAAGATGCCAAGCTTTGATGAAGCCAAAGGTAATATTTATCAGGGGCTTTTAGCAAGAAAAAAACAAGAAGCAATTGATGCGCTGATCAAAAAGACCACGATTGCTAAAGCAAATTAA
- a CDS encoding NAD(P)/FAD-dependent oxidoreductase, giving the protein MIQITELRLPIDHTPQDLEQSILSRLKIEAIDLIRFQIFKRSHDARKNSTLSLIYNLHVSVKNEEEVLKKYAGDIHISIAPDTSYQYVAKAPEHIKSRPIVIGFGPCGIFAALILAKMGFKPIVLERGKAVRQRTQDTWGLWRKHVLQPESNVQFGEGGAGLFSDGKLYSQIKDPQFYGRKVIAEFIKAGAPPEIEFVAKPHIGTFRLVGVVERMRQEIIQLGGEVHFSSQVTQFLIENQKIRGVQLADGQEFLSNHVILALGHSSRDTFYTLHDAGVFMEPKPFSVGFRIEHPQSIIDKARLGPHAGNPIIGAADYKLVHHAKNGRAVYSFCMCPGGTVVAATSELNHVVTNGMSQYSRNERNANAGIVVGITPADYPGGPLAGIEFQRAIEAKAYVMGGSNYEAPGQLVGDFIHNRPSAQFGSVMPSYKPGVHLTDLTQALPGYAIEAMQEALPAFDKKIKGFAMQDAVLTGVETRTSSPLRMTRGRNYQSLNIEGLYPAGEGAGYAGGILSAGVDGIKVAQAVALSMTENLD; this is encoded by the coding sequence ATGATTCAAATTACTGAACTTCGTTTACCTATTGACCATACGCCTCAAGATTTAGAGCAAAGTATTTTGTCTCGATTGAAAATCGAGGCGATAGATTTAATCCGGTTTCAGATATTTAAACGTAGCCATGATGCGCGAAAAAATAGTACCTTATCTTTGATTTACAACCTTCATGTATCAGTCAAGAATGAAGAAGAAGTTCTTAAAAAATATGCAGGGGATATTCATATCTCAATTGCGCCGGATACCTCTTATCAATATGTAGCCAAAGCTCCTGAGCATATCAAATCAAGACCCATCGTGATTGGTTTTGGTCCTTGCGGTATTTTTGCAGCACTCATATTAGCCAAGATGGGATTTAAGCCCATTGTCTTAGAAAGAGGAAAAGCTGTTCGGCAAAGAACACAAGATACTTGGGGTTTGTGGCGAAAGCATGTTTTACAACCTGAATCTAACGTTCAATTTGGGGAAGGTGGCGCTGGACTGTTTTCTGATGGTAAGTTGTATAGTCAAATTAAAGACCCACAATTTTATGGCCGCAAAGTTATCGCAGAATTTATCAAGGCAGGAGCCCCACCAGAAATTGAATTTGTGGCTAAGCCGCACATAGGAACTTTTCGATTAGTTGGAGTTGTTGAGCGGATGCGTCAAGAAATTATTCAATTGGGAGGTGAGGTACATTTCTCAAGTCAGGTGACACAATTCTTGATTGAGAATCAAAAAATACGTGGTGTGCAATTGGCGGACGGCCAAGAGTTTTTATCTAATCATGTCATTTTAGCCTTGGGACATAGCTCAAGGGATACCTTTTATACCCTGCATGATGCTGGCGTATTCATGGAGCCGAAGCCTTTTTCAGTTGGATTTCGAATTGAGCATCCGCAATCCATTATTGATAAAGCAAGGCTAGGACCCCATGCAGGTAACCCTATCATTGGTGCGGCTGACTATAAATTGGTCCATCATGCCAAGAATGGCCGCGCAGTCTATAGTTTTTGTATGTGTCCTGGTGGAACTGTTGTTGCTGCAACGTCAGAATTAAATCATGTGGTGACCAATGGGATGAGTCAATACTCACGCAATGAAAGAAATGCCAATGCAGGTATTGTCGTTGGTATTACGCCAGCAGATTATCCTGGCGGACCTTTGGCTGGCATTGAATTTCAACGAGCGATTGAAGCAAAAGCCTATGTAATGGGTGGCTCTAATTATGAGGCTCCTGGACAATTAGTTGGTGACTTTATACATAATCGACCATCTGCGCAGTTTGGCTCAGTCATGCCATCGTATAAGCCTGGAGTACATCTGACTGACTTAACACAAGCCCTTCCTGGATATGCCATTGAAGCAATGCAAGAGGCCTTACCGGCTTTTGATAAAAAAATTAAAGGTTTTGCGATGCAAGATGCGGTTTTAACAGGTGTAGAAACAAGAACTTCCTCGCCACTTCGAATGACTAGAGGACGAAATTATCAAAGCCTGAATATTGAAGGTTTATACCCTGCTGGAGAAGGCGCTGGATACGCTGGCGGTATTTTATCTGCTGGTGTGGATGGTATCAAAGTTGCTCAAGCAGTTGCTTTAAGCATGACTGAAAACCTTGACTAA
- a CDS encoding nitronate monooxygenase family protein translates to MSLPSSLSHLRLPLIGAPLFIIAQPELVVAQCKAGIIGAFPALNARPPELLDTWLTQIKLELNREKEQFPNKIIAPFAVNQIVHASNERLQHDMELCVRHQVPIVITSLRPPGEVVTAVHSYGGLVFHDVISVRHAQKALEMGVDGLILVCAGAGGHAGTMSPFALITEVRKFWDGPLILSGAMSKGEHILAALAMGVDMAYMGTRFIASLEAKASQTYKESLVNSQASDIIYSNLFTGVHGNYLRSSIVAAGLDPDHLPIADKNTMDFSGSSTKAWRDIWGAGQSVSGIDSVESVEDIVAQLVLEFTQAKNKLCSHF, encoded by the coding sequence ATGTCATTACCTTCCTCTTTAAGTCACTTACGATTACCATTAATTGGTGCTCCTTTATTTATCATTGCTCAACCAGAGTTAGTTGTTGCACAGTGTAAGGCTGGGATTATTGGCGCCTTCCCAGCACTAAATGCAAGACCCCCAGAATTATTAGATACGTGGTTGACGCAAATTAAATTGGAGTTGAATCGAGAAAAAGAACAATTTCCTAACAAAATCATAGCGCCATTTGCTGTCAATCAAATTGTGCATGCTTCTAATGAACGATTACAGCATGACATGGAGCTTTGTGTGCGTCATCAAGTTCCCATTGTGATCACTAGTTTAAGACCTCCTGGCGAAGTTGTTACAGCAGTTCATTCCTATGGAGGACTCGTGTTTCATGACGTGATTAGTGTGAGACATGCGCAAAAAGCTTTAGAAATGGGAGTAGATGGTTTAATTTTAGTTTGCGCAGGAGCTGGTGGACATGCTGGGACGATGAGTCCATTTGCGTTGATAACCGAAGTACGCAAGTTCTGGGATGGACCACTCATTTTGTCAGGGGCAATGTCCAAGGGAGAACATATTCTTGCGGCACTAGCGATGGGTGTAGATATGGCTTATATGGGAACACGATTTATTGCATCTCTTGAGGCAAAAGCTTCACAAACTTATAAAGAAAGTTTAGTCAATAGCCAAGCTTCTGACATCATTTACAGTAATTTGTTTACCGGTGTGCATGGTAATTATTTACGTTCCAGTATCGTCGCTGCAGGGCTTGATCCAGATCATCTACCTATAGCAGATAAAAATACGATGGATTTTTCTGGCTCATCCACAAAAGCGTGGAGAGATATTTGGGGGGCAGGACAAAGTGTCTCCGGAATAGATTCTGTTGAGTCCGTAGAGGATATCGTTGCACAATTGGTGCTTGAATTTACTCAAGCAAAAAATAAGTTATGTTCACACTTTTGA
- the dctP gene encoding TRAP transporter substrate-binding protein DctP translates to MMHRQIIGTDSVQEVLDKTITARQWLTVSDEQIPTIKPDFILRVSAHIPGESPAVKDVFEPAFRRLQVMSQGAIGVEAFWGGTLHPEREGIEALRNGITDLCPVYSAWDADLFPAAQILSLPFIFTSAEIATAVSEKLYRTYFSQDVEKHNIYMGRMVATSEYNLFSRSPIRTLSDLANQKIACSNGVESDIFRALGAIPVGCSTPEAKKQFESNQVFAVSISDSAAQTVGLYKFAKYRTSANLVRVNLEYGLSKTFWHQLPPNLQITFNQWLRSLAQAGAQIFYGLAGAKACSVFQEAGIEFISLSTAEQQIWRNKVKPVEEQLLHHLESKGYPSKNMMADLISTTKELQTWSANDLMQSTIVQPLTNIIPPSA, encoded by the coding sequence ATGATGCATCGTCAAATTATCGGCACTGATAGTGTCCAAGAAGTATTAGACAAAACCATTACAGCAAGGCAGTGGTTAACGGTTTCAGATGAACAAATACCAACTATCAAACCAGATTTTATTTTGCGTGTAAGCGCTCATATTCCGGGTGAATCCCCTGCTGTCAAAGATGTTTTTGAACCTGCTTTTAGGCGTTTGCAAGTAATGAGTCAAGGTGCTATTGGAGTCGAGGCCTTCTGGGGTGGAACTCTACATCCTGAACGTGAGGGTATCGAAGCTTTAAGGAACGGCATCACTGATCTTTGCCCTGTGTATTCTGCTTGGGATGCGGATCTTTTTCCTGCAGCCCAAATTTTGAGTCTACCTTTTATTTTTACAAGTGCAGAAATCGCAACCGCGGTATCAGAAAAATTGTATCGAACGTACTTTAGTCAGGATGTAGAAAAACATAACATCTATATGGGGCGCATGGTCGCTACTAGCGAATATAACTTATTTAGTCGCTCCCCTATTAGGACGCTGAGTGACTTGGCTAATCAAAAAATTGCTTGTAGCAATGGTGTTGAATCAGATATTTTTCGCGCTCTAGGCGCTATTCCCGTTGGGTGTAGTACCCCAGAGGCAAAAAAGCAGTTTGAATCCAATCAGGTATTTGCTGTATCAATTTCTGATAGTGCAGCGCAAACGGTCGGTCTATATAAGTTTGCCAAATACCGCACAAGCGCAAATCTAGTTCGTGTCAATCTAGAATATGGCTTATCAAAGACATTTTGGCACCAATTACCGCCAAATCTCCAAATTACTTTTAATCAATGGTTACGATCTCTAGCCCAAGCTGGTGCACAAATATTTTATGGTTTAGCCGGCGCAAAAGCCTGCTCAGTTTTTCAAGAAGCGGGAATTGAATTTATTAGCCTGAGCACCGCAGAACAACAAATTTGGCGTAACAAAGTTAAACCAGTTGAAGAGCAATTACTCCATCATTTAGAAAGTAAGGGCTATCCCTCGAAAAATATGATGGCCGACTTAATCAGTACAACAAAAGAGCTTCAAACCTGGAGCGCAAATGATTTAATGCAGTCAACAATCGTCCAACCTCTGACCAATATTATTCCACCAAGCGCTTAA
- a CDS encoding NAD(P)-dependent oxidoreductase, producing MSLFPKNLTKPIGVVGLGLMGQSLIKRLDEAALRVLGFDINPEQIEKLGHHRAASLAKIAVSCDKVLLAVFNTAQVQETLFSANGLFAHTKEPMVVICTSTCDPGEIKQIAEDVEKAGHHFFELPISGTSMQLARGDCLGLMGGSPLLCEHLSDLLDVITPHRQYIGPAGDASKAKLAINLVLGLHRAALAEGLNFGVKLGLDPEKLLQTLQSSAAASSVMKIKGPLMVARTYDKPQSKIGQSLKDFGLIADLADHAGLMLPLAEVYIKLLQSQLQDGHGDNDNAMIYEAIYQNRLKNISH from the coding sequence ATGAGTTTATTTCCAAAAAATCTTACAAAGCCTATCGGAGTTGTTGGCCTTGGTCTCATGGGACAAAGCTTAATCAAACGTCTCGATGAAGCTGCTCTTCGCGTTCTTGGCTTTGATATTAATCCGGAACAAATAGAAAAATTAGGTCATCATCGAGCAGCCTCTCTTGCCAAGATTGCTGTCAGTTGTGACAAGGTGTTATTAGCAGTTTTTAATACTGCTCAAGTTCAAGAGACTCTCTTTTCCGCTAATGGTTTGTTTGCTCATACAAAAGAACCGATGGTCGTTATTTGTACGAGTACTTGCGATCCAGGTGAAATCAAACAAATTGCTGAGGATGTTGAAAAGGCTGGTCATCATTTTTTTGAATTACCTATTTCTGGAACGAGTATGCAACTCGCCAGAGGAGATTGCTTAGGTCTCATGGGGGGATCCCCTTTGTTATGTGAACATTTATCTGACTTACTAGATGTAATTACACCTCATCGTCAGTATATCGGTCCCGCAGGAGATGCCAGTAAGGCCAAACTTGCGATTAACTTGGTTTTAGGACTGCACCGAGCAGCGCTAGCAGAGGGCTTAAATTTTGGTGTCAAACTGGGCTTGGATCCAGAAAAACTATTACAAACTTTGCAAAGTTCAGCAGCGGCTTCTAGTGTCATGAAAATCAAGGGGCCACTGATGGTTGCAAGAACGTATGACAAGCCCCAAAGCAAGATTGGTCAAAGCTTAAAAGACTTTGGACTCATTGCTGATTTGGCAGATCATGCAGGACTGATGCTTCCTCTTGCCGAGGTATACATCAAGTTACTGCAATCGCAACTGCAAGATGGTCACGGCGATAATGATAACGCCATGATTTATGAGGCTATCTATCAAAATCGTTTAAAAAATATCTCTCATTAA
- a CDS encoding enolase C-terminal domain-like protein: MKVNNQAVEPLIISRVDAFGLNLPLNKIVLMAGVELTTVESLLIRIETENGLVGWGEASSAPSHGGASLKDMLTSFHQEIHDFLIGKNVLELSGITQQLNRITKDATSTVAAVDVALYDLLGKYLKVPVHVLLGGQQRHQVPPLWLIGNSSIEQDLSEAQKKWDQGYRFFKLKLGVKSLDDDIALTIAIREKFGDALQICADANMGMNLDQATRYVQAVKNTQLAYLEQPLHKKDITGIQTLAKISPIPIGLDESVTSTDDILAAARDGVQGVSLKTLKLGGLSGVMSAGHLCNAFKLQINLASKMAETGIGAAALLHLSAALPNVNWGVSPTHLYLTNDVVSHQEQPINGFFTISSLPGLGIEVNQAVIDQHIV; the protein is encoded by the coding sequence ATGAAAGTGAACAATCAAGCCGTAGAGCCTCTAATCATTTCACGTGTTGATGCGTTTGGTTTAAACCTACCTCTCAATAAAATAGTACTCATGGCCGGTGTGGAATTGACTACGGTAGAAAGTCTTTTGATTCGAATTGAAACTGAGAATGGTCTTGTGGGCTGGGGGGAGGCTTCTTCTGCGCCAAGTCATGGAGGTGCTTCCTTAAAAGATATGTTGACTAGCTTTCATCAAGAAATCCATGATTTTTTAATAGGTAAAAATGTTTTGGAATTGTCTGGCATTACCCAACAACTTAACCGCATCACGAAAGATGCTACAAGTACAGTCGCTGCGGTTGATGTTGCTTTATACGACTTGCTTGGAAAATATTTAAAAGTACCTGTCCACGTCCTTCTAGGGGGGCAACAGCGGCATCAAGTCCCTCCGCTATGGTTGATTGGCAATAGTAGTATCGAGCAGGATTTATCAGAAGCACAAAAAAAATGGGATCAAGGTTATCGCTTTTTTAAACTAAAACTAGGTGTCAAATCTTTAGATGATGATATTGCCCTAACAATAGCTATTCGTGAAAAATTTGGTGATGCATTACAAATTTGCGCAGATGCTAATATGGGTATGAATTTAGATCAAGCAACTCGCTATGTGCAAGCTGTGAAAAATACCCAACTCGCTTATTTAGAGCAGCCGTTACATAAAAAAGATATTACAGGTATACAAACACTAGCGAAAATAAGTCCGATTCCGATTGGTCTTGATGAGTCTGTGACTTCTACTGACGATATTCTTGCCGCTGCCAGAGACGGGGTTCAAGGAGTCTCATTAAAAACTCTTAAATTAGGCGGTTTATCTGGGGTAATGAGCGCTGGACATCTCTGCAATGCGTTCAAACTTCAAATTAATCTTGCTAGCAAAATGGCTGAAACTGGTATTGGTGCTGCGGCACTACTTCATTTAAGTGCTGCTTTACCGAATGTTAACTGGGGAGTAAGTCCAACTCACTTGTATCTCACTAATGATGTGGTCAGTCATCAAGAACAACCAATCAATGGATTTTTTACGATTTCATCATTACCTGGTTTAGGTATTGAAGTCAATCAAGCAGTTATCGATCAACATATTGTGTAA
- a CDS encoding Gfo/Idh/MocA family oxidoreductase: protein MINAALIGMGWWGKNIAQSIQHKSKEIQFTLGVTKEVNETRDFANSMSMELSDSFEFVLQQPDIKAIVLATPHSLHAEQIIAAAKAGKHVFCEKPLTLHYAQALQAIDACSSHNVVLAVGQNKHFWPSMQKLRELVKSNILGQLLHIEGHYSNDHSTKFFSDWRESPAESPAGGLTGTGIHLIEAFVNLMGPASQVNAIVSSLRSGPDPRDSTSVSVQFVNGLSGYFAMVRATPIFYRVHLFGDQASIEAIGENEVVVRYKGGRIDRHVLPPLDSIRAELEAFAKAIPKEFHEGDVSQFVQTDYPISPLQMGQTIAMFESIVKSVETGQMIKVPN from the coding sequence ATGATTAATGCAGCACTCATTGGTATGGGATGGTGGGGTAAAAATATTGCTCAATCCATCCAACATAAAAGTAAAGAAATTCAGTTTACCCTTGGCGTTACCAAAGAAGTCAATGAAACTCGTGACTTTGCAAATAGTATGTCAATGGAATTGTCTGACAGCTTTGAATTTGTTTTGCAACAACCCGATATTAAAGCCATTGTCTTAGCCACACCACATTCGCTTCATGCTGAGCAAATTATTGCGGCAGCAAAAGCTGGCAAGCACGTATTTTGTGAAAAACCCTTAACGCTGCATTATGCGCAAGCTTTGCAAGCAATTGATGCATGCTCAAGCCACAATGTGGTTTTAGCTGTAGGTCAAAACAAGCATTTTTGGCCTTCAATGCAAAAATTACGAGAACTCGTTAAAAGTAACATTTTAGGTCAACTCTTACATATTGAAGGCCACTACAGTAACGATCATTCAACGAAGTTTTTTTCTGACTGGCGTGAGTCACCTGCTGAATCACCCGCAGGTGGTTTGACAGGTACAGGGATTCATTTGATTGAAGCATTTGTAAATTTGATGGGGCCTGCCTCTCAGGTAAATGCCATTGTTAGTTCACTGCGATCTGGCCCAGACCCTCGTGATTCCACTTCCGTTAGTGTGCAGTTTGTCAATGGCCTAAGTGGTTACTTTGCCATGGTTAGAGCCACACCTATTTTTTATCGTGTGCATCTATTTGGTGACCAAGCTTCTATTGAAGCAATTGGTGAAAATGAAGTGGTCGTGCGTTATAAAGGTGGTCGTATCGATCGACATGTACTTCCGCCACTGGACTCAATCAGGGCAGAACTTGAGGCTTTTGCAAAAGCAATTCCAAAAGAATTCCATGAGGGGGATGTCAGTCAATTCGTGCAAACTGACTACCCGATTTCGCCTTTGCAAATGGGTCAAACCATCGCTATGTTTGAATCCATCGTGAAATCAGTTGAGACGGGTCAGATGATTAAGGTGCCTAACTGA